From a single Streptomyces misionensis genomic region:
- a CDS encoding Fur family transcriptional regulator — translation MAREAVAEGRETAIRQLRDAGLRVTSPRLEVLHVLAAGEHLDVEGLTAAARERLGTLTSQAVYEMLRHFLEAGLVTKFERPGWPAVFEIAGPRHQHALCVQCGRVENVAHQAPVLPRKDLPDWELDDADIVFKGLCPDCRSASCAGR, via the coding sequence ATGGCACGCGAAGCGGTGGCAGAGGGGCGCGAGACGGCGATCCGGCAACTCCGCGATGCAGGGCTGCGGGTCACCAGTCCGCGTCTCGAAGTCCTGCACGTGCTCGCGGCGGGCGAACATCTCGATGTCGAGGGCCTGACGGCCGCGGCGCGCGAACGGCTGGGCACACTCACGTCCCAGGCCGTCTATGAAATGCTGCGGCATTTTCTGGAAGCGGGCTTGGTGACGAAATTCGAGCGGCCCGGCTGGCCGGCGGTGTTCGAAATTGCGGGACCGCGTCACCAGCATGCGCTGTGTGTGCAATGCGGACGCGTGGAAAATGTCGCCCACCAGGCCCCCGTGCTGCCGCGGAAAGATCTCCCGGACTGGGAGCTGGATGACGCCGACATTGTTTTCAAGGGGCTGTGCCCGGACTGTCGTTCCGCCTCCTGCGCGGGGCGGTGA